The stretch of DNA ACCTAGACACGATCAAAATAGTCTTTCAAGATTACGCTCTGCCTGATGGTAAATGGAAAGTGGCAGGTAAATTAGTGAAGCCTCAAGATATTACCGAAACTGCCCTACTGAGTATTGAAGGCGAGTTAGATGATATTTCTGGTAGTGGCCAAACACGCGCAGCCCATGCGCTTTGTTCGGGTATTACCAAACCCAATAAAGATCACTATGAAGTTGCTGGGGCCGGGCACTACGGTATCTTTGCCGGTCGTCGTTGGCGCGAGAAAGTCTACCCAAAAATTAAATCGTTTATTCGTGAGCACCAGACTGTTCAGAAGAAAACCCGAGCGCGGCCGCCAAAGCTGGGAAGTAAGAAGTCTGCATAAACTAGCAGCGCGACCTCAGGGTCGCGTTTCTAGTTCTAGAGCATTCAGATCAATATGCAAAGCCAGCAACAGCGAACACTTGCCGATCGTCTCGAGAATCTACTCCCCCAGACCCAATGTACTAAATGTAGCTACCCCGACTGCAGGGGATATGCTGAGGCAATGGCCTCTGGTGAGGCCTTACCTAATCGATGTCCACCGGGCGGTGTAGAAGGCATCAGGCGCTTGTCTGAGTTGCTGACACCCATATATCCTCAGGCTACCTTTAAACTCAATCCCACGATCGATACTGACTGCGGACTAGAGCGCCCCAGAACCATTGCTTTGATTGATTCAAATACATGCATCGGTTGCACGCTCTGTATTCAGGCTTGCCCTGTTGATGCCATTGTGGGGGCTTCAAAACAAATGCATGTAGTCTTGAGTGATTGGTGTACTGGCTGCGACCTTTGTATTCCACCCTGCCCCGTTGACTGCATCACTATGATCGATGTCACCGGCGCTCAGACTGGATGGGATGCCTGGTCTGCGCCATTGGCCGACATAGCGCGCACCCGTTACCATGCTCGTGAAAAGAGATTGGAGCGCGAGGAGCAAGACAATGATGCACGTCTTGCTAAAAAAGCTGCGGCTAAATTAGATGAAGTTAATGCACAATCTCCTCAGTCTGAAGAGGCAAAACAAGAGCAAGAGCGTAAGCGAGCCATCATCGCTGCGGCTATTGCGCGCGCTCAGCAAAAGTAATCATGAATCCCGAAAAGCGACAGGCCTTTTTTGAGCAACTTAGGGCAAATAATCCCAACCCAGAAACTGAACTGGAATACAGCTCGCCCTTTGAACTCTTGATTGCGGTATTGCTATCCGCACAAGCGACCGATATTTCGGTAAACAAAGGTACAAGAGAGCTATTTAAGATCGCCAACACTCCGCAAGCACTATTGGATTTAGGTGAAGCAGGGGTCAAGCCTTTCATCCAGCATATTGGGTTATTTAATGCCAAGGGTAGACACATTCAAGAGACTTGCCATTTATTAGTAGGGCAATATGGCGGTGAAGTGCCGCAAGTTCGCGAGGACTTAGAGTCCCTTCCAGGTGTCGGTAGAAAAACGGCGAACGTTATTCTCAATACGGCTTTTGGACATCCGACTATGGCAGTAGACACGCATATCTTTAGAGTGTCTAATCGCACGGGCTTAGCGCCTGGAAAAGATGTTGTGAAGGTTGAAGAGCAACTACTCAAGCGCATACCCAAGGAGTTTTTACAAGACGCACATCATTGGCTTATTTTGCATGGGCGATATACCTGCAAAGCACGCAACCCTGAATGCGAGCAATGCATAGTCGAACCCCTCTGCAGCTTTAAGCAAAAAACTGGTAAAGGAAATGTACGTGGCCCTATTTAATCCGACACGTGAAGAGGTGCGGCGTTTTTTCTGTGATACCTGGAAAAAGAAAATAGATAATCAGATTCTGGCTCCGATGGAAATGATTGCCAGCGACTGGATGATCCAACATCCCGAATATCACACATTGTTACTAAACCCAGAGAACGCTGTAGAGCAAGACTACACACCAGAGCGCGGGGAAACCAATCCCTTTTTACATCTCTCCATGCACTTATCGATCAGTGAGCAAGTCTCCATCGATCAGCCACCCGGGATTAAAGCAATCTCGGCGCAGCTCTGGAAGAAACTAGGAACAGAGCACGAGTCTCAACACGCCATCATGGAATGTTTAGGGCAGGTAATGTGGGAGACACAACGCGAGGGTCAGCCCCTTAGCCCCGAAAGATATCTCGAAGCACTAAAAAAATTGGT from Polynucleobacter sp. TUM22923 encodes:
- the rsxB gene encoding electron transport complex subunit RsxB is translated as MQSQQQRTLADRLENLLPQTQCTKCSYPDCRGYAEAMASGEALPNRCPPGGVEGIRRLSELLTPIYPQATFKLNPTIDTDCGLERPRTIALIDSNTCIGCTLCIQACPVDAIVGASKQMHVVLSDWCTGCDLCIPPCPVDCITMIDVTGAQTGWDAWSAPLADIARTRYHAREKRLEREEQDNDARLAKKAAAKLDEVNAQSPQSEEAKQEQERKRAIIAAAIARAQQK
- the nth gene encoding endonuclease III, translated to MNPEKRQAFFEQLRANNPNPETELEYSSPFELLIAVLLSAQATDISVNKGTRELFKIANTPQALLDLGEAGVKPFIQHIGLFNAKGRHIQETCHLLVGQYGGEVPQVREDLESLPGVGRKTANVILNTAFGHPTMAVDTHIFRVSNRTGLAPGKDVVKVEEQLLKRIPKEFLQDAHHWLILHGRYTCKARNPECEQCIVEPLCSFKQKTGKGNVRGPI
- a CDS encoding DUF1841 family protein, encoding MYVALFNPTREEVRRFFCDTWKKKIDNQILAPMEMIASDWMIQHPEYHTLLLNPENAVEQDYTPERGETNPFLHLSMHLSISEQVSIDQPPGIKAISAQLWKKLGTEHESQHAIMECLGQVMWETQREGQPLSPERYLEALKKLV